AAAACATCAAGAGCTACATCATACATGGAGTACTGAATGGCGTCGACAGCAGATCTTGGAGGCAGAAAATCATCAACAGCAACGTCTTTGTTTTCATTCTTCTTGTCTGAAGACGGGTTAAGAAATTACTCATATGAAACTTCCTACAGATTCATCATCTACGGGAATTGTTAATTAAAGATTAATTAGAAGGATACAGTCTTCAAAAAAGCGGCGAATTTCAGCCAGGCGATGAGGGGGGAGCTGCTTTATATCAGTGTAGTGGCGATATTCTGGATCATCAGCACACACTGCTATGATCTTGTCATCTTTTTCTCCCTGAATTGATGAAGAAAAAATAGTCATTAAAAGTCTCGTTTGCAAAGAGGAAATAATTGTTTGGGACAAAATGCAGAACCTGATCAATCATAGGCATCAGACCTATCGCCCTAGCTCGAAGGAAACAACCTGGGAGGACAGGTTCCTGTTGAAAAAGTTAAAGCCGATTTCTGTTACACTCAGTCCCTATTGGGACAGTCACTAATGCAATAGAACCTTCACAATTTTGCCTGTCTTGTACATTCATTTACCTACCTGCATGAGGACTAATACATCCATTGGGTCATTATCTTCACACAGTGTTCGGGGAATGAAGCCATAGTTCTGAGGATAAACCACTGAAGAGTATAGGATGCGATCAACCTGGTCATACGTGGAAAAGGCTTATAGATTGAAGGGTGATTCACAATGCTGCTATCAGGAAAACAACTATTCGACCAAAGCCAAGGTGAGGAAGTAATAGTACCCGCACTCTTTAAATTAAGCATAGAGTGAAATACTCATCTCCTCAGAGCATCGCTTAAAGTTGTCTTAATTTAGATCATTGCATCATACCTTAATAAGACCGGTTTTCTTGTCCAGCTCATATTTGACTTTGCTTCCTTTTGAAATCTCAATGACCTGCATGAACGCATTGTGGAGATCACAATAACACCAAATTAGAGTTTCCATACAAACAGATAATATAGTAATAAACCCTTTCTCATTTTGCTAGGTCTATTTAAATGAACGACTTAATGGTCCCAATAAACCAGAATCCCCTACAATCAAGAAAAGCGAAGAAAAGGATTGAAGAGGCTGTCAACTGTCATTTTTCTCTGGATGGCAAAGATATGGAAACATATAAGCAGCTTATGTGTAGGAGATGGTAGGAGAACCAGATTCTTGTAGGATGCATGTATTGGTCATACTAATCTAATAATTGCATACAGTGATCTTTCAGTTCTTTACAGTTTTTCATCTGATACCATTGCCCCATTGGAATGGAGTGTCTCAACTATAGAAGACCATTATTTGGATTGTGACATTTCAAGGTTAGCTCTCCTTATATGAGATCTGGAAAAGATGACTTTAATAAGTAATAACTGATGAAGCAGATCAATCGTTCTGGATGAGGCAACAGAATGGTGCTTTTTCGGTAGGCTCTTGCCACAGTGAGTTAAACAAGATTCTGGACAATACTCTCAACTTGCCTTAGAAGATGATATGGAAAAATGAAAGCTCCTAAAAGAGTTGCCTGCTTTATGTGGTTGTTAGCTTACTGTGCTTGTCTGGCACAAAGCAATTTACAGAGAAGGGGAATGAGCATTTGCGGCAGATACTACTTATGCAACAAGGAGGAAGAGTTCAGAAGCCATCTCAATTTGCATTCCACAGTGGCAAGGCAACTACGGAATCTAGTTTCCTATCTTTCAACTTGTCTTTTGTCATGCTTTCACTTTGAGAAACCAGTTGATTGTTTGGGGCAAGAGGGATCAGGAAACCAGCAAGAAGTCGGTGGGTGACAGTGCCAGCTTTATCAATTGGGTTTTGTGGACTGAAAGAAATGCCAGGTGTTTTGAAGGGAAAGTTGTATCTGTACAAGTGTTAAAAGTATAAATGTCTTTGGATTCTTGGTGCGACTTACAAGATGTAAAGGATGAAAACGGTATGTTAGACTTCGTCAATTCACTACAGGAATCGACTTCAGAAAAGTTAGGTGCCCCTCTTTTTGTTTTTGCGCAGAGGATTTTCTGACTTCTACTTACAGAgcacttttttgtgtgttttgttatttatttaaataatatacttaGTTACcagttcaaaataaaataaaatcaaggaGTTTGGAGGTGCACATATATCAAGATGAATTGGAAGGATAATTGTGCTAATTCCTTCCATAGATGATATTCATGCTCTCATCATGTTATCAAACGAGTGATACCAAAATTTCCAGTTAAAGCCAGATATGGAAGATTACAATATGGAAGTCACAATTCTAGTTGTTTTCCCAacttaaaagaagaagaagaaatgccTAGGCTGGGGATTCTAATTAGCTGCACATTGGTTGAACTTACATTTGAGACTTGGAGAAATGAAACAGGGACAGACATAAGAATTTACTATACTTACAACATTGAAAACACTTGGAGCTTCGGGTCCTACAAATAAAAGAAGCAAATGGGAAATGATCAGATCTGACTGCTGCTAAATTTGTGAA
This Solanum dulcamara chromosome 1, daSolDulc1.2, whole genome shotgun sequence DNA region includes the following protein-coding sequences:
- the LOC129872866 gene encoding soluble inorganic pyrophosphatase PPA1 translates to MSNENGDDLSPQRRAPRLNERILSSLSRRSVAAHPWHDLEIGPEAPSVFNVVIEISKGSKVKYELDKKTGLIKVDRILYSSVVYPQNYGFIPRTLCEDNDPMDVLVLMQEPVLPGCFLRARAIGLMPMIDQGEKDDKIIAVCADDPEYRHYTDIKQLPPHRLAEIRRFFEDYKKNENKDVAVDDFLPPRSAVDAIQYSMDLYAEYILHSLRK